In one window of Syntrophobacterales bacterium DNA:
- a CDS encoding insulinase family protein, with product MHAKNNCPPLTLSPGEKLYGFKILRVEQIPEIMVSAYEIEHEKTGAKLLHLHSADRENLFSIGFRTPPRDSRGVPHILEHSVLAGSERYPLKDVFNELVRGTLQTFINAFTYPDKTIYPVASLERRDFFNLARVYADLVLRPRLLRETFLQEGHHYEFNESGELTISGIVYNEMKGAYSSPETLMYNAILENLFPDVPYAHDSGGNPECIPDLSYEQFREFHRTYYSPTNARFFLYGDIPTAEHLAFLAEILKGFERVELNSSISLQPRWKAPRRIHNFFPIDKDESGKGKSTVNMAWMTAENTSSETAMLLAIIGDLLAGSAASPLRKALIDSGLGEDLSPVTGLERDLQQIVFAVGLRGTEPEREGQIEQLILETLQNTVEKGFDSELIEGTLHQVEFHGREITRKNFPYGIVLMGRAYHTWLYDGDPLTDMNFPRIISSIRSQWEKDPALFQRAVREWLLENPHRLVSVMEPSSAYQEEKEQRTRQRMAKLRASLSEGEKETIRKESEILKKFQTEPDRPEAAAALPQLKIADISRQVETIPTEMIDLKGVPLFRHDIFTNGIAYLDLAFDVSDIPEELQPYLPLLGKLTTEMGAAGLSYEAMAKRIALYTGGLGFSLIAGETADGTKSWQKMILSVKALYRNTDEALAIVRDILTRGELSEVERMKELIFEKKNGLHSAVIPSGHLFAQMAAATSISLSARRSEQWYGRSQLHTITETANRYGEDRGEIVDKLVRLRETIFTSRRLFLNMTADQQGLEGLGTAAEALLFALPEGKKPLAKRTKNSRSVHVGVAIPADVCYVASAFAAPPYTDQIAPPLFVLAKQLSNGFLYRRIRVQGGAYGGFCRYEPSSGVFAFLSYRDPHLTETLDIYKEAMDFVSESSIPGEEVEKAIIGTIGALDRPLDPAGRGYTAMIREFSGLTDALRSSFRERVLGVTTAELQAVASRYFAEAGKRAVVAVFAPEERLRAANEALKEKLVLEKLP from the coding sequence ATGCACGCAAAAAACAACTGTCCGCCCCTGACGCTTTCCCCGGGAGAAAAGCTTTATGGTTTTAAGATACTGCGCGTCGAGCAGATCCCGGAGATCATGGTTTCTGCCTATGAAATAGAGCATGAAAAAACCGGGGCGAAACTGCTGCATCTGCATTCCGCTGATCGGGAAAACCTCTTTTCTATCGGGTTCCGGACGCCGCCCCGGGATTCCCGAGGCGTTCCCCACATCCTGGAGCACTCCGTCCTGGCGGGCTCCGAGCGCTATCCGCTGAAGGATGTCTTCAACGAACTGGTGCGCGGGACGCTCCAGACCTTCATTAATGCCTTCACCTATCCGGACAAGACGATCTATCCGGTTGCCAGCCTGGAGAGACGGGATTTTTTCAACCTGGCGCGGGTTTATGCCGATCTGGTTCTACGACCCCGGCTTTTGCGGGAAACCTTCCTTCAGGAGGGGCATCATTACGAGTTCAATGAAAGCGGGGAATTGACCATCTCGGGAATTGTTTACAACGAGATGAAGGGGGCCTATTCCTCTCCGGAAACCCTTATGTACAATGCCATTCTGGAGAATCTCTTTCCCGACGTCCCCTACGCCCATGACTCCGGGGGAAATCCGGAATGCATTCCCGATCTTTCCTACGAGCAGTTTCGCGAGTTCCACCGTACCTACTATTCGCCGACCAACGCCCGCTTCTTTTTGTACGGGGACATTCCGACTGCGGAACACCTCGCCTTTCTTGCGGAGATTTTAAAAGGTTTTGAGCGGGTCGAGCTTAACTCCTCCATTTCTCTTCAGCCCCGCTGGAAGGCGCCCCGGCGGATTCACAACTTTTTCCCTATTGATAAGGATGAATCGGGAAAGGGTAAAAGCACGGTCAATATGGCCTGGATGACGGCGGAAAACACATCCAGCGAGACGGCGATGCTGCTTGCGATTATCGGCGATCTCCTCGCCGGAAGCGCCGCTTCTCCGTTGCGCAAGGCTCTGATAGACTCCGGACTTGGCGAAGATCTGTCGCCGGTCACGGGCTTGGAGCGGGATCTGCAGCAGATCGTTTTTGCCGTCGGTCTAAGGGGAACGGAGCCGGAGCGGGAGGGTCAAATAGAGCAGCTTATTCTCGAGACGCTCCAAAATACCGTGGAAAAGGGATTCGACTCGGAGTTGATTGAGGGGACGCTTCACCAGGTGGAATTCCATGGCCGGGAGATAACCCGGAAGAACTTTCCGTATGGAATTGTCTTAATGGGACGGGCTTACCACACCTGGCTCTATGATGGCGACCCGCTGACGGATATGAATTTCCCGCGGATCATCAGTTCAATCCGTTCGCAGTGGGAAAAGGATCCCGCCCTTTTCCAGAGAGCGGTTCGGGAATGGCTGTTGGAAAACCCGCACCGGCTTGTGTCGGTAATGGAGCCAAGCTCAGCGTATCAGGAGGAAAAAGAGCAGAGGACTCGCCAACGGATGGCTAAGCTCCGGGCGTCTCTTTCCGAGGGGGAAAAGGAAACTATCCGTAAGGAATCGGAAATCTTGAAGAAGTTTCAGACCGAGCCGGACCGGCCGGAGGCGGCGGCAGCGCTTCCCCAATTGAAGATTGCCGATATCTCGCGACAAGTCGAGACAATTCCTACGGAAATGATTGATTTAAAAGGCGTTCCGCTGTTTCGCCACGACATCTTCACCAACGGCATCGCCTATCTCGATCTGGCCTTCGACGTCTCGGATATCCCGGAAGAGCTTCAGCCCTATCTGCCGCTCCTGGGCAAGCTGACGACGGAAATGGGGGCGGCAGGGCTTTCTTATGAGGCGATGGCAAAACGCATCGCGCTCTACACCGGGGGACTGGGCTTCAGCCTGATTGCCGGCGAGACCGCCGACGGAACCAAAAGCTGGCAGAAGATGATCTTGTCGGTAAAGGCGCTCTACCGCAACACAGACGAGGCTCTCGCGATTGTCCGGGATATCCTGACCAGGGGGGAACTCAGCGAAGTTGAGCGGATGAAGGAGTTGATTTTTGAAAAAAAGAACGGACTCCATTCGGCGGTCATTCCGTCCGGACACCTCTTCGCCCAGATGGCGGCGGCAACGAGCATCTCACTTTCGGCCCGGCGTTCCGAACAGTGGTACGGCCGGAGTCAGTTGCACACAATCACCGAAACGGCGAACCGTTATGGCGAGGATCGCGGGGAAATTGTTGACAAACTCGTGCGCCTCCGGGAGACGATCTTTACCAGCCGCCGACTTTTCTTGAATATGACGGCCGATCAACAGGGATTGGAGGGCCTCGGCACGGCGGCGGAGGCGCTGCTTTTCGCCCTTCCGGAGGGAAAAAAGCCGCTGGCAAAGAGAACCAAAAACAGCCGGTCTGTTCACGTCGGGGTCGCGATCCCGGCCGATGTCTGCTATGTGGCCTCGGCCTTTGCGGCGCCGCCCTATACGGACCAAATAGCGCCGCCGCTTTTCGTTCTGGCGAAGCAGCTCTCCAACGGCTTTTTGTACCGGCGGATCCGGGTGCAGGGAGGCGCTTACGGCGGTTTTTGCCGGTATGAGCCTTCCAGCGGCGTATTTGCCTTTCTTTCTTACCGCGACCCGCACTTGACCGAGACGCTGGATATCTACAAGGAGGCAATGGATTTTGTCAGCGAGAGTTCGATCCCCGGCGAGGAAGTGGAAAAAGCCATCATCGGCACAATCGGCGCCCTCGACCGTCCGCTTGATCCGGCAGGGAGGGGCTACACCGCGATGATCAGGGAGTTTTCCGGCCTGACGGATGCATTGCGCAGCAGTTTCCGGGAGAGGGTGCTGGGGGTTACAACCGCAGAGCTTCAGGCGGTAGCGAGCCGCTATTTTGCGGAGGCCGGAAAACGCGCGGTCGTTGCCGTCTTCGCGCCGGAAGAAAGGCTCCGGGCGGCAAACGAGGCACTTAAGGAAAAACTTGTTCTGGAGAAGCTTCCCTGA
- a CDS encoding DUF362 domain-containing protein, translated as MQLPEMSLCRQKFSREAITNPAEAMDETIRSSWLPGKIKPGQTVAITGGSRGIASIDVLMRALVGSIKEIGAKPFVVNAMGSHGGATARGQLAILESLGITESSVGCPVIVSMDVDIMGELGDGFPVFCDRSAAGADHIIVMNRIKAHTAVTGPVQSGLCKMCAIGLGKINGASRLHRYGPSRMGEMIPTVASFLATRAPIVAGIGIVENAYGEVARLELVHPEDFPAADARLLKEASHLKAGVPVSELDLLVVEEMGKKYSGTGMDPNVIGRWRIAGEAEPRFPGIGRIVVLALEPSSQGNAQGVGLADLITERLFKDIDLAVTYKNTLTSTYLQRGMIPIIGGSDRETIDKALSTLPPLTEEQTRIAWIKNTSHLEELALSAGALAQYDAECKHNVQNAKLETIGKCEWKFDDKGALMPWD; from the coding sequence ATGCAGTTGCCTGAAATGAGCCTGTGCCGTCAGAAGTTTTCTCGTGAAGCCATTACAAATCCCGCTGAGGCAATGGACGAGACGATCCGCTCAAGCTGGCTGCCGGGAAAAATCAAGCCCGGGCAGACGGTGGCGATAACCGGAGGCAGCAGGGGCATCGCTTCGATCGATGTGCTGATGAGGGCGCTTGTTGGGTCCATAAAAGAGATTGGGGCCAAGCCATTTGTGGTAAACGCGATGGGAAGCCACGGCGGCGCGACCGCCAGGGGGCAGCTTGCAATACTGGAATCGCTCGGGATAACAGAGTCATCTGTCGGCTGCCCGGTAATAGTCAGTATGGATGTTGACATAATGGGCGAGTTGGGGGATGGCTTTCCGGTTTTCTGCGATCGCAGCGCGGCCGGCGCCGACCATATCATCGTGATGAACCGGATCAAGGCGCATACGGCGGTGACCGGTCCGGTCCAGAGCGGACTCTGCAAGATGTGCGCAATCGGTTTGGGAAAAATCAATGGCGCCTCTCGCCTGCACCGTTACGGCCCGTCGCGGATGGGAGAGATGATCCCGACGGTTGCCTCGTTCCTTGCGACCCGTGCGCCGATTGTTGCCGGGATTGGAATAGTCGAGAATGCCTACGGAGAAGTCGCCAGGCTGGAGCTGGTCCATCCGGAGGATTTTCCGGCCGCCGATGCCCGTCTTCTAAAAGAGGCTTCGCACCTTAAAGCAGGGGTGCCTGTTTCAGAGCTTGATCTCCTTGTTGTTGAAGAAATGGGGAAAAAATACAGCGGCACCGGCATGGACCCCAATGTGATCGGGCGGTGGCGCATTGCCGGAGAAGCAGAGCCCCGCTTTCCCGGAATCGGGAGGATCGTCGTTCTCGCACTGGAACCTTCGTCTCAGGGAAATGCCCAGGGGGTTGGTCTTGCCGATCTGATAACCGAAAGGCTTTTTAAGGATATTGATCTTGCCGTGACTTATAAGAACACCCTTACTTCGACCTACCTCCAGCGCGGGATGATCCCGATCATTGGCGGCAGCGACCGGGAAACCATAGACAAGGCGCTTTCCACGCTTCCGCCTTTGACGGAGGAGCAAACACGGATTGCCTGGATAAAAAACACAAGTCATTTGGAAGAGCTTGCCCTTTCCGCGGGGGCGCTTGCCCAGTATGACGCCGAATGTAAGCATAACGTTCAAAATGCAAAACTCGAGACAATCGGCAAATGCGAGTGGAAATTTGACGACAAAGGCGCACTGATGCCTTGGGATTAA
- a CDS encoding LEA type 2 family protein, with amino-acid sequence MRRQTCFMAILTAALLVIGCAGLRLQAPSVTVADLQVVEASLLEQRFVFKLRVQNPNDREIPVQGMSFEVTINDELFARGVSNKTATLPRLSETMMEVDAVSDLSAILRQIGALRRDGKSSASYRIRGRLFTGLLVDLNFENSGVLDFPVPPGDK; translated from the coding sequence GTGCGTCGGCAGACATGCTTTATGGCGATTCTGACAGCAGCCCTGCTCGTGATTGGTTGCGCGGGCTTACGGCTGCAGGCGCCTTCAGTGACGGTGGCCGACCTGCAGGTGGTCGAGGCAAGCCTGCTGGAGCAGCGCTTTGTTTTCAAGCTGCGGGTTCAGAATCCGAATGACCGGGAGATCCCCGTCCAAGGAATGAGTTTTGAGGTAACGATCAACGATGAGTTGTTTGCCAGAGGGGTGAGCAACAAAACCGCGACCTTGCCCCGTTTGAGCGAAACGATGATGGAAGTCGACGCGGTAAGCGATCTTTCAGCCATACTGCGTCAGATAGGGGCGCTGAGGCGGGACGGCAAAAGTTCCGCATCTTATCGCATCCGGGGTCGTCTTTTTACCGGGCTTCTCGTTGATCTTAATTTCGAGAATAGCGGGGTGCTGGATTTTCCCGTTCCCCCCGGCGATAAATAA